Within Deinococcus budaensis, the genomic segment GGCGTACCTGGGCGTGCCCTCGGCGGGCTTCGTGGTGCATACCGTGAATATCCGGTTGCACCCCGAGCAGATCGCCTGGATTCTGAACCATGCCGAAGACCGGGTGCTGCTGATCGAGAACGTCTTCGCGGCGATGATCCCGGCGCTGCGGGCGGCGTGCCCGCAGTTGGAACACATCTTCGTGCTGGGGCCGACCCCGCAGCCTATCCCCGGCGCCCAGGACTACGACGCCTGGATCATGGGCCACGAGCCGCTGGCCCGCTACCCGCGCCTCGACGAGAACGACGCGGCGGCGATGTGCTACACCTCCGGCACGACCGGCAACCCCAAGGGCGTGATGTACACCCACCGCTCGACCGTGTTGCACTCGCTGGCCTCGGCGCCCAAGGACGCGCTGAACGTGGGCGAAAGCGACGTGGTCCTGCCGGTGGTGCCGATGTTCCACGTGAACGCCTGGGGCCTGCCCTACACCTGCGCGATGTACGGGGCCGCGCAGGTGTTCGCCGGGGCCTTCAGCGACGGCAAGACGCTGGCCGCGCTGATGCAGGACGAGGGCGTCACGATCACGGCGGGCGTGCCCACGATCTGGATGGGCCTGCTCGCCGAACTCGACCGCGCGAAAGCCGGGGGCCAGCCCTACGACCTCGCGCGGCTGGAGCGGCTGGTCGTGGGCGGCTCGGCAGCCCCCGAAAGCATGATTCGCGCCTTCCAGGACCGCCACGGCCTGCGGCTGGCGCACGCCTGGGGCATGACCGAGACGCATCCCCTGGGCACCGCCAGCATCGTGCCTCCCGGCGTCCCTGAAACCAGCGACGAGGGCTACGCGCTGCGGGCCAAGCAGGGCCGGGCGGTGCCGCTGGTCTTTCTCGACATCCTTTCGGAAGACGGCGAGGCTCTGCCCCACGACGGCAAGACGATGGGCCGCCTGATCGCGCGCGGTCCCTGGATCGCCAGCGGGTACTACAAGGGCGAGGGACAGGACAACTTCTTCGAGCGGGACGGCGAGCTGTGGTTCGACACCGGCGACATCGCCACGCTGGACCCGCAGGGCTTCATGCACATCCAGGACCGCGCCAAGGACCTGATCAAGTCGGGCGGCGAGTGGATCAGCAGTGTGGACCTGGAAAACGCGATCATGGCCCACCCGGCAGTCGCGCTGTGCGCCGTGATCGCGATGGACGACCCCAAGTGGGACGAGCGGCCCCTGGCGGTCGTGACCCTCAACCCCGGCCAGCAGGTCACCCACGAGGAACTCAGCACCTTTCTGGCCCCCCGCTTCGCCAAATGGTGGCTGCCCGACGCGACCGTGGTCGCCGAGAGCATCCCCATCGGCGCGACCGGCAAGTTCCTCAAGCGCGAGCTGCGCGAGCAGTACCGGGGCTACCCGCACACCCACCAGGTCCACTCGGCCAACCTGGAGGGTGGAGGCCGCTGAGCCTCCCGCTAAGCCCCCCGCCTTTCCCGGTTCCCGGCCCGTAGAATCGCCCGCATGGCCGTATCGGTACAGGGGCAGCAGGTCACCTTCATTCCCCCGGCGGGTGCTGCGGCGCTCGTCGGGGACTTTACCGACTGGCGGAAGAAACCCCCGCTGGCCGTGACCCCCGGGCAACCGCTGACGCTGACCTTGCCGCGCGGCGCCTGGGTCGAGTACGCCTGGCTGGACGCGGCGGGCGAGGCCTTCGCCGACCCCGACAACCCCCAGAAGTCGCTCAATCCCTGGTGGCCCTATCCCCGCGCGGTGGCGGTGGGCGACTACATCCGCCATCCCCTCTGGGAGCGGCCCGACGCCATCCAAAAGGGCACCGCCCACCGCCTGACCTGGGCGGGCGGCGTCTTTCCGGGCACCCGCCGCGCCATCGTGTACACGCCGCACGGCCACGACCCGGCGCGGCCCACCCCCGTGTACTACGTGCAAGATGGGGTCGCCTTTTACCGCACCGGGCGGCTGGGCGAGGTGATGGACCGGGCGGTGGAAGCTGGACTCGCGCGGGGCGCCGTGCTCGTCTTCGTGGAACCCGGCGACCGCAGCGCCGAGTATTACCTCAATGACCGCTACCTCGACTTTCTGCGGGGAGAGGTCTTCGGGCAGGTCGAGGGGCCGCTGGCGACCGTCTCCGAGCGCGGGCTGTGGGGCGCCTCGCTGGGCGGCCTGATCTCGCTGCACCTGGGAAGCGCGCACCCGGAGCTGTTCCGCCGGGTGGTCAGCCACTCGGGGGCCTTTATCGCCCGGCCGGATGCACGGGACCCGGACGGCTCCATCGACACCACCACGGCGGGCGAGTGGCTGCGGAAGCGGCTGGAGCAGGCGCCGCCCCGCCACCTGCGCGTCAGCCTCGACACCGGCACGCTGGAATGGCTCACCGCTCCGAACCGCCGCCTGGCCGCCGCCCTGGCCGACGGCGGGGTGGAGCACCAGTACCGCGAGTACCCCAGCGGCCACAACTGGGTCACCTGGCGGGACGCGCTGCCCGAGGCCTTCCTGTACATGCAGGGGGGTTAGGAAGCGCGGGCCGACCGGCCCCTGCCTCCCTCCCCTCTCACCCGCCCCCACCCCGGCACCCGTCACAATTCCCCCCATGCGTGCCGCTCTGCTCACGGCGCTGCTCCTCGCGGGCGGCGCGGAGGCCCTGACCATGACCCATCCGAACTCGACCACCGTGATTCACGAACGCGCGGGCGACTGGGCCGGCGCCGAGTTGCGGGGCGTGCAGCTGCGCGGCGACACCCTGACCCTGGCCCCCGGCGCGGCCTCGGGCAGTGTCACGGGCCAGGCGCTGAAGGTCCCCGCCTTCGACGAACTGGTGCCCTCCTGGAACGCAGTGACGCCCGGCGCGGGCAGCGTGACGGTCGAGGTCCGCGCCCAGACCGGGGCCGCCTGGAGCCGCTGGTTTTCCTTCGGGACCTGGAGCAGTGGCGAGGGGCGCGCCAGCCTGAACGGCCAGAAGGACCCGGCCGGGCAGGTTCTGACCGAC encodes:
- a CDS encoding long-chain fatty acid--CoA ligase is translated as MHGNMMDVPLTIPFILERARTVYAGREVVSLLVGGRDEAGHPVPHKHRTTYGAVADRALRLGAALQGLGLQPGDRVATLAVNSFRHLEAYLGVPSAGFVVHTVNIRLHPEQIAWILNHAEDRVLLIENVFAAMIPALRAACPQLEHIFVLGPTPQPIPGAQDYDAWIMGHEPLARYPRLDENDAAAMCYTSGTTGNPKGVMYTHRSTVLHSLASAPKDALNVGESDVVLPVVPMFHVNAWGLPYTCAMYGAAQVFAGAFSDGKTLAALMQDEGVTITAGVPTIWMGLLAELDRAKAGGQPYDLARLERLVVGGSAAPESMIRAFQDRHGLRLAHAWGMTETHPLGTASIVPPGVPETSDEGYALRAKQGRAVPLVFLDILSEDGEALPHDGKTMGRLIARGPWIASGYYKGEGQDNFFERDGELWFDTGDIATLDPQGFMHIQDRAKDLIKSGGEWISSVDLENAIMAHPAVALCAVIAMDDPKWDERPLAVVTLNPGQQVTHEELSTFLAPRFAKWWLPDATVVAESIPIGATGKFLKRELREQYRGYPHTHQVHSANLEGGGR
- a CDS encoding alpha/beta hydrolase, producing the protein MAVSVQGQQVTFIPPAGAAALVGDFTDWRKKPPLAVTPGQPLTLTLPRGAWVEYAWLDAAGEAFADPDNPQKSLNPWWPYPRAVAVGDYIRHPLWERPDAIQKGTAHRLTWAGGVFPGTRRAIVYTPHGHDPARPTPVYYVQDGVAFYRTGRLGEVMDRAVEAGLARGAVLVFVEPGDRSAEYYLNDRYLDFLRGEVFGQVEGPLATVSERGLWGASLGGLISLHLGSAHPELFRRVVSHSGAFIARPDARDPDGSIDTTTAGEWLRKRLEQAPPRHLRVSLDTGTLEWLTAPNRRLAAALADGGVEHQYREYPSGHNWVTWRDALPEAFLYMQGG